From the Choloepus didactylus isolate mChoDid1 chromosome 22, mChoDid1.pri, whole genome shotgun sequence genome, one window contains:
- the CDT1 gene encoding LOW QUALITY PROTEIN: DNA replication factor Cdt1 (The sequence of the model RefSeq protein was modified relative to this genomic sequence to represent the inferred CDS: deleted 1 base in 1 codon), with the protein MAQRRVTDFFARRRPRGPRAGLLRAKPAWRTPSPAKPAPGAPAPAPSGSRKRARPAPDPARDGPAPPARRRLRLPPERGAPEPADAVPSPSCLAAPGSPASFPEKRKKAPLSASPQPRLAAQEDQVPSKDTVSELESCLQRARELGVRVQELRASAQKKDAGESSVAEGHPAEPCGEKAPAYQRFHALAQPGPPGLILPYKYQVLAEMFRSMDTIVGLLYNRAETATFAKVKRGVQDMMRKRFEERNVGQIKAVYPASYRFRQERNVPTFKDDIKRTDYQLTIEPLLEQEAGGAGPQLTASRLLQRRHVFSQNLVERVREHHRAFLAALTPPMVVPEDQLTRWHPCFNVDEVPDIEPAELPQPPSTEKLTTAQEVLARARGLMSPKMEKALSDLALRTAEPSSPGPPTPSPTPPAPLPGALKGVSQALLERVRAKEAQKQLAQMTRRPEQEQRLQQLEQLPELARVLRSVFVSERKPALPLEVACARMVGSCRASMSTSEMEKHLRLLSELLPDWLSLHRIRTDTYVKLDKAADLAVVNTRLAQLARAEEGL; encoded by the exons ATGGCGCAGCGCCGCGTCACAGACTTCTTCGCGCGCCGCCGCCCTCGCGGCCCCCGAGCCGGGCTCCTAAGGGCCAAGCCGGCCTGGCGCACCCCGAGCCCCGCCAAGCCGGCCCCCGGCGCCCCGGCC CCTGCCCCGAGCGGCAGCCGCAAGCGCGCCCGCCCGGCCCCCGACCCCGCGCGCGACGGGCCCGCGCCTCCCGCCCGCAGGAGACTGCGGCTGCCGCCCGAGCGCGGGGCCCCGGAGCCGGCCGACGCG GTCCCCAGCCCCAGCTGCCTGGCTGCCCCTGGCTCTCCAGCAAGCTttccagagaagagaaagaaggctcCCCTGTCTGCAAGTCCACAGCCCCGGCTGGCGGCCCAGGAGGACCAG GTCCCCTCAAAGGACACTGTCTCTGAGCTCGAGTCGTGCCTCCAGCGGGCCCGGGAGCTGGGGGTACGGGTCCAGGAGCTGAGGGCAAGTGCTCAGAAGAAGGATGCTGGGGAGTCGAGCGTGGCCGAGGGGCACCCGGCAGAGCCATG TGGCGAGAAGGCACCTGCCTACCAGCGCTTCCATGCCCTGGCCCAGCCCGGGCCCCCGGGCCTCATCCTGCCCTACAAGTACCAGGTGTTGGCTGAGATGTTCCGGAGCATGGACACCATCGTGGGCTTGCTCTACAACCGTGCCGAGACTGCCACCTTCGCCAAGGTCAAGCGGGGCGTCCAGGACATGATGCGCAA GCGCTTTGAGGAGCGCAACGTGGGCCAGATCAAAGCTGTGTACCCTGCGTCTTACCGCTTCCGCCAGGAGCGTAATGTCCCCACCTTCAAGGATGACATCAAGAGGACCGATTACCAGCTCACCATCGAGCCACTGCTGGAGCAGG AGGCAGGTGGTGCGGGCCCCCAGCTCACAGCGTCGCGTCTGCTGCAGCGGCGGCATGTCTTCAGCCAGAACCTGGTGGAGCGGGTCAGGGAGCATCACAGG GCTTTCCTAGCTGCCCTGACGCCCCCCATGGTGGTGCCTGAGGACCAACTGACCCGCTGGCACCCATGTTTCAACGTGGACGAGGTGCCAGATATTGAGCCGGCCGAGCTGCCCCAGCCGCCCAGCACCGAGAAGCTGACCACAGCCCAGGAGGTGTTGGCACGAGCCCGCGGCCTGATGTCTCCCAAG ATGGAGAAGGCCCTGAGTGATCTGGCCCTGCGCACAGCTGAGCCCAGCAGCCCCGGGCCCCCCACGCCCAGCCCCACTCCACCAGCCCCCCTGCCTGGCGCCCTGAAGGGGGTGTCCCAGGCCCTGCTGGAGCGG GTCCGGGCCAAGGAAGCACAGAAGCAGCTGGCGCAGATGACGCGGCGTCCAGAGCAGGAGCAGCGGCTGCAGCAGCTGGAGCAACTTCCCGAGCTGGCCCGCGTGCTGCGCAGTGTCTTCGTGTCTGAGCGGAAGCCGGCACTGCCCCTGGAGGTGGCCTGTGCCCGGATGGTGGGCAGCTGCCGCGCCTCCATGAGCACCA